Proteins from a genomic interval of Zingiber officinale cultivar Zhangliang chromosome 2A, Zo_v1.1, whole genome shotgun sequence:
- the LOC122044182 gene encoding ABSCISIC ACID-INSENSITIVE 5-like protein 7 → MGLVSSDRGQGALPEHHNMNIDELLTSVMGAAGDQPMLHRRKWSDLPDQQMIVHEFGESAALDEFLIRSGGINLNAPAASSSKLLGVDPVEVVQRQQQQQEQWLQYQLHANQQQQHNLAMLSAGLLDSAGLAEAQQLLMQAAPQAMDHSFMESSATSEAPKAVGKRCMDERKQKRMLKNRESAARSRARKQAYVRRLEEELEHLKKTNHMLRKQVWVRFDPSQV, encoded by the exons ATGGGGTTGGTTTCGTCCGACAGAGGCCAAGGAGCGCTGCCGGAGCACCACAACATGAACATAGATGAGCTCCTAACGTCGGTGATGGGCGCAGCCGGCGACCAGCCGATGCTGCACAGGAGAAAATGGTCGGACCTGCCGGATCAGCAGATGATCGTGCATGAATTCGGGGAATCGGCGGCGCTGGACGAATTCCTGATCCGGTCCGGCGGAATCAACCTTAATGCCCCCGCGGCGTCGTCATCGAAGCTTTTGGGCGTGGATCCGGTGGAGGTGGTGCAgaggcagcagcagcagcaggagcagTGGCTCCAGTACCAATTGCACGCCAACCAGCAGCAGCAGCACAATTTGGCGATGCTCAGCGCGGGCCTTCTGGATTCGGCGGGGCTGGCCGAGGCCCAGCAGCTTCTCATGCAGGCGGCGCCGCAAGCGATGGATCACTCCTTCATGGAGTCGAGCGCCACCAGCGAGGCGCCAAAGGCTGTAGGGAAGCGGTGCATGGACGAGAGGAAGCAGAAGAGGATGCTAAAGAATCGAGAGTCGGCGGCACGGTCCAGGGCGAGAAAGCAA GCGTACGTGAGGCGGTTGGAGGAAGAGCTGGAGCACTTGAAGAAGACGAACCATATGCTCCGGAAGCAG GTTTGGGTCCGATTCGACCCGAGTCAAGTCTAG